A genomic window from Pseudogulbenkiania sp. MAI-1 includes:
- a CDS encoding alpha/beta hydrolase, producing the protein MLDEDDIFLLTVPGWGNSGPQHWQTLWERSYPLVRRVEQEDWLYPERDAWVAALARTLDEIDGKVVIAAHSLGCHTAVAWLLSASLPEQRKVKGLLLVAPPALPITAERALASGELPEGAPLPAFTGFGEACARRLPLPAIVVASRDDLFCPFAEAERMAQDWGAKLVDAGNAGHMGSTAGLGNWPEGQRLLQRLMLS; encoded by the coding sequence ATTCCGGCCCGCAGCACTGGCAGACCCTGTGGGAGCGCAGCTACCCGCTGGTGCGCCGGGTGGAGCAGGAGGACTGGCTGTATCCGGAGCGCGACGCCTGGGTGGCGGCGCTCGCCCGTACGCTGGACGAGATCGACGGCAAGGTGGTGATCGCGGCGCACAGCCTGGGCTGCCACACCGCCGTGGCCTGGTTGCTGTCGGCGTCGCTGCCGGAGCAGCGCAAGGTCAAGGGGCTGTTGCTGGTGGCGCCGCCGGCACTGCCGATCACCGCCGAGCGGGCGCTGGCCAGCGGCGAGCTGCCGGAGGGTGCGCCGCTGCCGGCGTTCACCGGTTTCGGGGAGGCCTGCGCCCGGCGCCTGCCGCTGCCGGCCATCGTGGTGGCGAGCCGGGACGACCTGTTCTGTCCGTTCGCCGAGGCCGAGCGCATGGCGCAGGACTGGGGGGCGAAGCTGGTGGATGCCGGCAATGCAGGCCATATGGGCAGCACCGCGGGGCTGGGGAACTGGCCAGAAGGGCAGCGCCTGCTGCAGCGTTTGATGCTGTCGTAG
- a CDS encoding sulfurtransferase produces MFTTLISLGELAALPETERVVLDCRFQLNDPDHGHHAYNKGHIPGAHYLNLDYNLSGVKTGRNGRHPLPEGQRLAADLGACGVTPGKQVVVYDDAGGMFAARAWWLLRWLGHEAVAVLDGGLPAWLANGGALTRDVPRRHTQRYGSRPALAQAVKVDAVVANLREPAFVLVDARSPERFRGEGETLDPVGGHIPGALNRFFMRNLDENGRFKDKNRLKQEWIALLGARDDWSEVVHQCGSGVTACVNLLAMEHAGLAGSRLYPGSWSEWCSDPARPVER; encoded by the coding sequence ATGTTTACCACGCTGATTTCCCTCGGCGAACTCGCCGCCCTGCCGGAAACCGAGCGCGTCGTGCTGGACTGCCGCTTCCAGCTCAATGACCCCGACCATGGCCACCACGCCTACAACAAGGGGCACATTCCCGGTGCCCACTACCTCAACCTCGATTACAACCTGTCCGGCGTGAAAACCGGCCGCAACGGCCGCCACCCCCTACCGGAAGGCCAGCGCCTGGCGGCCGATCTGGGCGCCTGCGGCGTCACGCCGGGCAAGCAGGTGGTGGTGTACGACGACGCCGGCGGCATGTTCGCCGCGCGCGCCTGGTGGCTGCTGCGCTGGCTGGGGCACGAAGCGGTCGCCGTGCTCGACGGCGGCCTGCCGGCCTGGCTGGCAAACGGCGGTGCCCTGACGCGGGACGTCCCGCGCCGTCACACGCAACGCTACGGCAGCCGCCCGGCACTGGCGCAGGCGGTGAAGGTCGACGCCGTCGTCGCCAACCTGCGCGAGCCGGCCTTCGTGCTGGTGGACGCGCGCTCGCCGGAACGTTTCCGCGGCGAGGGCGAAACGCTGGACCCGGTCGGCGGCCACATCCCCGGTGCGCTGAACCGCTTCTTCATGCGCAACCTGGACGAGAACGGCCGCTTCAAGGACAAGAACAGGCTGAAGCAGGAATGGATCGCGCTGCTGGGCGCGCGCGACGACTGGTCGGAAGTGGTGCACCAGTGCGGCTCCGGCGTGACCGCCTGCGTCAACCTGCTGGCGATGGAACACGCCGGGCTCGCCGGCAGCCGGCTCTACCCCGGCTCGTGGAGCGAATGGTGCAGCGACCCCGCCCGGCCGGTGGAACGCTGA
- a CDS encoding HIT family protein yields the protein MYCELCSSPAGNVLFEDDRLRVVLVDEPGYPGFCRVIWKAHVKEMTDLAPADRQHLFDWLLRTEAAVRQVMKPDKINLASLGNMVPHLHWHVIPRFQNDAHFPSPIWAGPRRSGADHGQPDLAHKLAAALAPTP from the coding sequence ATGTATTGTGAACTCTGCTCTTCGCCGGCTGGCAACGTGCTGTTCGAAGACGACCGGCTGCGGGTGGTGCTGGTCGACGAACCCGGCTACCCCGGCTTCTGCCGCGTCATCTGGAAGGCCCACGTCAAGGAAATGACCGATCTCGCGCCGGCCGACCGCCAGCACCTGTTCGACTGGCTGCTGCGCACCGAAGCCGCCGTGCGCCAGGTGATGAAACCCGACAAGATCAACCTGGCGAGCCTCGGTAACATGGTGCCGCACCTGCACTGGCACGTGATCCCGCGCTTCCAGAACGACGCCCATTTCCCCAGCCCGATCTGGGCCGGCCCGCGCCGCAGCGGCGCCGACCATGGCCAGCCGGACCTGGCGCACAAGCTGGCCGCCGCGCTGGCCCCAACTCCCTGA